The following are encoded in a window of Geothermobacter ehrlichii genomic DNA:
- a CDS encoding type-F conjugative transfer system secretin TraK, which produces MRWKEVTLALLLGLAAIPAVASTGEQEESLVVVFPEHTTKVPLSSTDVNRFVCPGPIKDVVFSQDKGIRIKIAGENAFVKFQALKKGQEVIYTKTPSEFFVICDGDVYSMIGLPKKIPSQTIRLTSGRKKRIEKNLSIFAGLPLEKKILKLIRQAYTGDLPESYSVRPVWKQLNVFDQLWLTAKRDIEVEGEGLGLREYIVSLKAGQGQWRLNEADFLNPQLTHSPLAVAIEEPLLDPGDITRVFIVERRNPDARRNPLVRRGRPEVAGPPAGGDETASVFGEDGSDEP; this is translated from the coding sequence ATGAGATGGAAGGAGGTTACCCTGGCCCTTCTGCTTGGGCTGGCAGCGATCCCGGCAGTGGCTTCGACCGGCGAACAGGAAGAATCCCTGGTCGTTGTCTTTCCCGAACACACGACCAAGGTTCCCCTGTCCAGCACGGACGTAAACCGCTTTGTCTGTCCCGGCCCGATAAAGGACGTGGTGTTCTCGCAGGACAAGGGGATCAGGATAAAGATCGCCGGCGAGAACGCCTTTGTGAAATTCCAGGCGCTGAAGAAGGGGCAGGAGGTGATCTACACCAAAACGCCTTCGGAGTTCTTCGTCATCTGCGACGGGGACGTTTACTCGATGATCGGCCTGCCGAAGAAGATTCCCTCCCAGACCATCCGCCTGACCAGCGGCAGGAAGAAGCGCATCGAGAAGAACCTGTCCATCTTCGCCGGCCTGCCGCTGGAAAAGAAGATCCTCAAGCTCATCAGGCAGGCGTACACCGGCGATCTGCCGGAGAGCTACTCGGTCCGGCCCGTCTGGAAGCAGCTCAACGTCTTCGACCAGCTCTGGCTGACCGCCAAACGCGACATCGAGGTGGAAGGCGAAGGGCTGGGCCTGCGGGAGTACATCGTTTCCCTCAAGGCCGGCCAGGGACAGTGGCGGCTGAACGAGGCGGACTTTCTGAACCCGCAACTGACTCACAGCCCCCTGGCCGTCGCCATCGAGGAACCTTTGCTCGATCCCGGCGACATCACCCGCGTGTTCATCGTCGAGAGGCGCAACCCGGATGCCCGGCGCAATCCCCTCGTCCGGCGGGGACGGCCGGAAGTGGCCGGACCGCCAGCGGGCGGAGATGAGACGGCAAGCGTGTTTGGGGAGGACGGTAGCGATGAACCTTAA
- a CDS encoding DsbC family protein has product MKRPVLLLALLAATAAPVLAADQAPEKELSKALKLFAKTLPKTGIDSFKPSPISGLYQVGAGPQVFYFSPEGYLFFGEIWTADGKNLTAQAREEIIRDNFARLPLEKALTIGSGPVQVVEFTDPDCPFCRQLDQVLAGRKDITRHVFFFPLESIHPSARDKARFILCSADRERAMREVYTGGLDGQPIPETGDCQADALIDEYLRAGGSVGVRGTPTIWIDGKRVQADARTIATILDQKGGNQ; this is encoded by the coding sequence ATGAAGCGGCCCGTCCTGTTGCTGGCTCTTCTGGCGGCCACTGCCGCCCCGGTTCTGGCCGCCGACCAGGCGCCGGAGAAGGAACTGAGCAAGGCCCTCAAACTGTTTGCCAAGACCCTGCCCAAGACCGGGATCGACAGCTTCAAGCCGTCGCCCATTTCCGGTCTGTACCAGGTGGGGGCCGGCCCGCAGGTCTTCTACTTCTCTCCCGAGGGCTACCTGTTCTTTGGGGAGATCTGGACGGCGGACGGCAAAAACCTGACCGCTCAGGCCAGGGAGGAAATTATCCGGGACAACTTCGCCAGGCTGCCGCTGGAGAAGGCCCTGACCATCGGCAGCGGTCCGGTTCAGGTGGTCGAGTTCACCGACCCGGACTGCCCCTTCTGCCGCCAGCTCGACCAGGTTCTGGCCGGCAGGAAGGACATCACCCGTCACGTTTTCTTTTTCCCGCTGGAGTCGATCCATCCCTCCGCACGGGACAAGGCCAGATTCATCCTGTGCAGCGCGGACAGGGAGAGGGCCATGCGGGAAGTCTACACAGGAGGACTGGATGGCCAGCCCATTCCGGAAACAGGCGATTGCCAGGCGGACGCCCTGATTGACGAGTATCTGCGGGCCGGTGGTTCGGTCGGCGTGCGGGGGACGCCGACCATCTGGATCGACGGCAAGCGCGTTCAGGCAGACGCCCGGACGATCGCCACCATTCTCGATCAAAAAGGAGGCAACCAATGA
- a CDS encoding ParM/StbA family protein, giving the protein MAFVCDLGFSSLKWVHGDNKGRIVSAYRRGHDGLVVGEDALLTAGSSYLKTLEDLVHHYPAFVEEAASVARVPTGESLVVGLPYGAWVAEKDKPAGVVQTLTKVLNASGWPEVRVLPQGLGGVRLFLSQNQDRAGNILAVDIGFNTVIFTLVEGESRSIIYGDTFYKRGVHQMATQLLLPAIRDLAPSRTFTPVEISYLIERGYVQYGFERHDISDEIETAAKAYIEDILRDIHGELQAHLGLKASFETVLIFGGGATLIRDVISARKVAIEILPEPEFANALGFALAEG; this is encoded by the coding sequence ATGGCATTCGTCTGTGACCTAGGATTTTCTTCCCTGAAATGGGTTCACGGGGACAACAAGGGGCGGATCGTGTCGGCCTACCGTCGCGGCCATGACGGTCTTGTGGTTGGGGAGGACGCCTTACTCACGGCAGGGTCGAGCTACCTCAAGACTCTGGAAGACCTGGTACATCACTATCCTGCCTTCGTTGAAGAGGCGGCTTCTGTCGCCAGGGTGCCAACCGGCGAATCTCTTGTTGTTGGCCTGCCCTATGGTGCCTGGGTTGCTGAGAAGGATAAGCCCGCAGGCGTGGTGCAGACCCTGACCAAGGTTCTCAATGCATCAGGCTGGCCGGAAGTGCGGGTTCTTCCCCAGGGACTGGGTGGTGTCCGTCTGTTCCTCAGCCAGAACCAGGACCGCGCCGGCAACATTCTCGCCGTCGATATCGGCTTCAACACGGTCATCTTCACGCTGGTGGAAGGCGAATCCCGCTCGATCATCTACGGCGACACCTTTTACAAGCGGGGCGTTCACCAGATGGCGACGCAGCTGCTTCTGCCGGCCATTCGTGACCTGGCTCCGTCCAGAACCTTCACTCCGGTCGAAATCAGCTACCTGATTGAGCGGGGATATGTCCAGTATGGGTTTGAACGCCACGACATCAGCGATGAAATCGAAACGGCTGCCAAAGCCTACATCGAGGATATTCTGCGGGACATACACGGGGAGCTGCAGGCCCATCTCGGCCTCAAGGCATCGTTTGAAACCGTGCTGATTTTCGGAGGCGGCGCAACCCTGATCCGGGACGTTATCAGCGCCAGGAAGGTGGCCATCGAGATTCTACCGGAGCCAGAATTCGCCAACGCCCTTGGCTTTGCCCTGGCCGAAGGCTAG
- the trfA gene encoding plasmid replication initiator TrfA — protein sequence MGDSTRPPLDRDIMAILNRLKREMEDGPKYLPEWADEKAATPNEIVRSALFTARNHRQPRIWFRDEPIVVTGGGEITYRGEELRQDDELVWFRLLQLAREQALGQTIFFTPYSFLKSIGWHVNKWGYHHLKTCLSRLTATAVHITSHRIGSVVVSLVDGFEYVDPEKYTPLYLWEVRMSPVLSRLFSDHEFTLIDLEQRKALPQGIATKLHSYWASHREPYPVKVETLQKLCGSKSSPKEFNRLLKSALNALVEVGFLERWEIRRGVIVVHRKR from the coding sequence ATGGGTGATTCAACCAGGCCACCGCTGGACAGGGACATCATGGCCATCCTCAACCGCCTGAAAAGGGAAATGGAAGATGGCCCCAAGTACCTGCCGGAGTGGGCCGACGAGAAGGCCGCCACGCCGAACGAGATTGTCCGGTCGGCGCTCTTCACGGCCAGAAACCACAGACAGCCAAGGATCTGGTTCAGGGACGAGCCTATCGTCGTGACCGGTGGTGGCGAGATCACCTACCGGGGCGAGGAATTGCGCCAGGACGATGAGCTGGTCTGGTTCCGGCTCCTGCAGCTGGCCAGGGAACAGGCCCTGGGACAGACCATCTTTTTCACGCCCTATTCGTTCCTGAAGTCGATTGGATGGCACGTCAACAAATGGGGCTATCACCACCTCAAGACCTGCCTCTCCCGCCTGACGGCCACCGCCGTCCATATCACGTCGCACCGTATCGGAAGCGTGGTGGTCAGCCTGGTCGACGGGTTTGAGTACGTCGATCCCGAAAAATACACGCCGCTCTATCTCTGGGAAGTACGCATGTCTCCGGTGTTGAGCCGGCTGTTTTCCGACCATGAATTCACGCTAATCGACCTGGAGCAGCGCAAGGCCCTGCCGCAGGGAATCGCCACCAAGCTCCACAGCTACTGGGCGAGCCATCGGGAGCCGTATCCCGTAAAGGTCGAGACCCTTCAGAAGCTTTGCGGCAGCAAGAGTTCACCCAAGGAGTTCAACCGGCTGCTCAAGTCGGCCCTGAACGCCCTGGTTGAGGTTGGGTTCCTGGAAAGATGGGAGATTCGTCGGGGAGTGATAGTTGTCCACAGGAAGCGGTGA
- a CDS encoding helix-turn-helix domain-containing protein: MWQANTVGERIRMLRGKRSLAAFAEGLGVHPNTLSCYENDRRRPDTEFLTRLCKREGVEPNWILGFSDVKKSEPLPYRPLVLQSVAAEIARQAPLHTASRLGKLMTLAYERAVVSGASKRQVEQIVRDLVELLASTDAYEDEIDRIAC; the protein is encoded by the coding sequence ATGTGGCAGGCTAATACCGTGGGCGAAAGAATACGGATGCTGCGTGGCAAACGGTCGCTGGCTGCCTTCGCGGAAGGACTGGGAGTCCATCCCAACACCCTGAGCTGCTACGAAAACGACAGGAGGCGGCCAGACACCGAATTTCTGACCCGGTTGTGCAAAAGGGAAGGCGTAGAGCCGAACTGGATTCTTGGTTTTTCCGACGTGAAGAAATCGGAACCGTTGCCGTACAGGCCACTGGTGCTACAGAGCGTCGCTGCGGAAATCGCCCGGCAGGCTCCCCTGCATACGGCATCGAGGCTTGGGAAGCTGATGACGCTGGCCTATGAGCGGGCGGTCGTTTCCGGCGCCAGCAAGCGGCAAGTCGAGCAGATCGTGCGCGATCTGGTGGAACTTCTCGCGTCGACCGACGCCTACGAAGACGAGATCGACCGGATTGCGTGTTGA
- a CDS encoding OmpA family protein, with the protein MRRLSWICLFVLCAAPATAATVCREVYSTDFGPVVSSPASRGYLIQDGCPDNRLVTRRLPPLTIRMAANGRNPATESEATPRQWVVLFGFDRSDLDAQDKSALDGIPAGLRVRVDGYTCRLGGEAYNQRLSDQRASAVAGYLKERGLTVVVQEGHGECCPVSATDLAANRRVVVTEVSR; encoded by the coding sequence ATGCGACGCCTGTCATGGATTTGCCTGTTTGTTCTTTGCGCTGCTCCGGCAACGGCGGCGACCGTCTGCCGGGAGGTCTACTCCACGGACTTTGGCCCGGTCGTCTCCAGTCCGGCGTCCAGGGGTTACCTGATTCAGGACGGGTGCCCCGACAACAGGCTGGTCACCCGACGGCTTCCCCCACTCACCATCCGCATGGCCGCCAACGGCCGGAATCCGGCTACGGAATCCGAAGCTACCCCACGGCAATGGGTTGTCCTGTTCGGTTTCGACCGGTCGGATCTGGACGCGCAGGACAAATCCGCTCTGGACGGCATACCGGCCGGTCTGCGCGTTCGCGTCGACGGCTACACGTGCCGGCTGGGAGGCGAAGCCTACAACCAGAGACTGTCGGACCAGCGGGCAAGCGCCGTTGCGGGCTACCTGAAAGAACGCGGCCTGACGGTCGTTGTCCAGGAAGGACACGGCGAGTGCTGCCCGGTGTCCGCTACCGACCTGGCGGCCAACCGCCGGGTGGTTGTCACGGAGGTCAGTAGATGA
- a CDS encoding TraC family protein, producing MALVSLLFGDGGLRKSEMAAAVRRNRFSDYLPYVAYDPDSKTYLNSDDTLGMLWECVPLTFAGERAVLSMEGLLRVPFPKGAILQFILHADPHIDPILDAYKCTIRREGELFMAVAEALTEHFRRGAEGTWASGQVLRNYRLFVAAKWPREAGRGVNLSEIHGMCNEALTGAGLAPRDVGPEELLDWLRRLLNDSPTGNLRAYNDTIPIRKQAIFAETIIRRESDHVQVGRRQWRCLTPKTCPQEISPLTTNRLFGGVEGMASDADQVPSPFLYSLTVLLQDQKTLLHAKCNAIMIQQAAGSFVMSLARKKEEYVWATGETDRGKKFYRIIPILWVYDEPDRCRRSLDRARRLWENQNFLMQEDRGILPILLVSSLPFGLYDIGRNVEQIDRHYITPADTIAVMVPNQGDFGGVGRPEMLFVGRKGQVATLDLFDPSATNHNAYLAATSGGGKSFLINYLATNYYAAGAKIRIIDIGFSYKKMTHLAGARFLDFSDQTRICINPFTNIIEPEHDIPVIAPIVAQMVYSATDEEPTETEMSLLKNAVWWAWENEGNKAGIDHVHHYLAHFGEIARTNGEIAQAAEKLAFNITDFTSKGPYGRFFNGPSTFDIASDDFVVLELEHLEQKKELFKVVTLQIVNAVTKDLYLSNRQDPRFIIFDEAWKFLNRSDHLREVIEEGYRRARKFKGSFNIVTQSILDIKRFGPVGDVIWANSAFKFFLESGDFARAETEKLITYDPFTMNMLTGIRSRRKVYSEIFMDTPSGCGVARLVVDPFSYYAYTSDADEIAEIESMVQGGMSYVEAIRAMVDKYRRNG from the coding sequence ATGGCCCTTGTGTCCCTGCTCTTCGGCGACGGCGGGCTGCGGAAGTCGGAGATGGCGGCGGCCGTCCGGCGCAACAGATTTTCCGACTACCTGCCCTATGTCGCCTACGATCCGGACAGCAAAACCTACCTGAACAGCGACGATACCCTGGGGATGCTCTGGGAGTGCGTCCCGCTGACCTTCGCCGGCGAGCGGGCCGTGCTGTCGATGGAGGGCCTTCTGCGGGTGCCGTTCCCGAAGGGAGCCATCCTCCAGTTCATCCTCCACGCCGATCCGCACATCGACCCGATCCTGGATGCCTACAAATGCACCATCCGCCGGGAAGGAGAGCTGTTCATGGCCGTGGCCGAGGCCCTGACCGAACATTTCCGCCGGGGCGCGGAGGGAACGTGGGCCAGCGGCCAGGTGCTGCGGAATTACCGGCTTTTCGTCGCCGCCAAGTGGCCCAGGGAAGCCGGCAGGGGCGTCAACCTGTCCGAGATCCACGGCATGTGCAACGAGGCGCTGACCGGGGCCGGGCTGGCTCCCCGCGACGTGGGCCCGGAGGAGCTGCTCGACTGGCTGCGGCGGCTTCTGAACGACAGTCCGACGGGGAACCTGCGGGCCTACAACGACACCATCCCGATCCGCAAGCAGGCGATTTTCGCCGAAACCATCATCCGGCGTGAAAGCGACCATGTCCAGGTCGGACGGCGCCAGTGGCGCTGCCTGACGCCGAAGACCTGTCCGCAGGAGATCTCCCCGCTGACGACCAACCGGCTGTTCGGCGGGGTCGAGGGGATGGCGTCGGACGCCGACCAGGTGCCGAGTCCGTTTCTCTATTCCCTGACGGTGCTGCTTCAGGACCAGAAAACCCTGCTGCACGCCAAGTGCAACGCCATCATGATCCAGCAGGCCGCGGGCTCGTTCGTCATGAGTCTCGCCCGGAAGAAGGAGGAATACGTCTGGGCGACGGGCGAGACGGACAGGGGAAAGAAGTTTTACCGGATCATCCCGATCCTGTGGGTCTACGACGAACCGGACAGGTGCCGGCGTTCCCTCGACCGGGCGCGGCGGCTGTGGGAGAACCAGAACTTCCTGATGCAGGAGGACCGGGGGATTCTGCCGATCCTGCTGGTGTCCTCGCTGCCGTTCGGTCTCTACGACATCGGCAGGAACGTCGAGCAGATCGACCGGCACTACATCACGCCCGCCGACACGATTGCGGTGATGGTGCCGAACCAGGGGGACTTCGGCGGCGTCGGCCGGCCGGAAATGCTCTTCGTTGGCCGCAAGGGACAGGTGGCCACCCTAGATCTGTTCGACCCGTCGGCCACCAACCACAACGCCTATCTCGCGGCGACCTCGGGCGGCGGCAAGTCGTTCCTCATCAACTACCTGGCGACCAACTACTACGCCGCCGGCGCGAAGATCCGCATCATCGACATCGGTTTTTCCTACAAGAAGATGACCCATCTGGCCGGGGCGCGGTTCCTCGACTTCTCCGACCAGACCCGGATCTGCATCAATCCGTTCACCAACATCATCGAGCCGGAGCATGACATTCCGGTGATCGCTCCGATTGTCGCCCAGATGGTCTACTCGGCCACCGACGAAGAGCCGACCGAGACGGAGATGAGCCTGCTGAAGAACGCCGTCTGGTGGGCTTGGGAAAACGAGGGAAACAAGGCCGGCATCGACCATGTGCATCATTACCTGGCCCACTTCGGCGAGATCGCCAGAACCAATGGCGAGATTGCCCAGGCCGCAGAGAAGCTGGCGTTCAACATCACCGACTTTACCTCGAAAGGCCCCTACGGGCGGTTCTTCAACGGCCCGTCCACGTTCGACATCGCAAGTGACGACTTCGTGGTGCTGGAGCTGGAACACCTGGAGCAGAAAAAGGAGCTGTTCAAGGTGGTGACGCTCCAGATCGTCAACGCGGTGACCAAGGATCTCTACCTTTCCAACCGCCAGGACCCGCGCTTCATCATCTTCGACGAGGCGTGGAAGTTCCTGAACAGGTCGGACCACCTGCGGGAAGTCATCGAGGAAGGCTACCGGCGGGCCCGCAAGTTCAAGGGGAGCTTCAACATCGTCACCCAGTCGATTCTCGACATCAAGCGGTTCGGCCCGGTCGGCGACGTGATCTGGGCGAACAGCGCCTTCAAGTTCTTCCTGGAGTCTGGGGATTTCGCCCGCGCCGAAACGGAGAAGCTGATCACCTACGACCCCTTCACGATGAACATGCTCACGGGGATCAGGAGCCGGCGGAAGGTCTATTCGGAGATCTTCATGGATACTCCTTCCGGCTGCGGCGTCGCCCGGCTGGTGGTCGATCCGTTCAGCTACTACGCCTACACGTCCGACGCGGACGAGATCGCGGAAATCGAGTCGATGGTGCAGGGAGGGATGAGCTATGTCGAAGCGATCCGGGCGATGGTGGATAAGTATCGCCGCAACGGCTAG
- a CDS encoding TraB/VirB10 family protein, whose translation MNLKETWKNLDPERKKKVVKALCVAGVLLFALFAYKVRSKPAPPPKPRAKPIALLDDARTFQKSLYQKSQSELKKRDRQMAELKRKLDELMKREEEERKRDEATISSPDKGKRMNPDGIPAFDRAPSSSPPVLPAYPPPPPPGAVYPSAVANGTNSSPGQPPAPDEVVMIGEIGMVSAPASDLPEPDKKKDSTRRIYLPPSFMEATLLSGLDAPTAEVGKGNPVPALVRIQDLAVLPNDVKADLKGCFAIVSGYGNLATERAFMQAVSLSCLTNEGKAVIDQEIEGFLVDRDGKIGLSGRVVSRMGSTIARSMLAGFFGGLGDYISASNQITSTSALGTTVTIDTGDAAKYGVGAGLSSGFKDIQKFYLDLAKQAIPVIEIPPTKDVTLVIQKGVMLKLRDPNMEAKK comes from the coding sequence ATGAACCTTAAAGAGACGTGGAAAAACCTGGACCCGGAGCGGAAGAAGAAGGTGGTCAAGGCCCTGTGCGTCGCCGGCGTCCTGCTGTTCGCCCTGTTCGCCTACAAGGTCCGCTCTAAACCGGCACCGCCGCCGAAGCCCAGGGCGAAGCCGATTGCCCTGCTGGACGACGCCAGGACGTTCCAGAAGTCCCTCTACCAGAAGAGCCAGAGCGAGCTGAAGAAGCGGGACAGGCAGATGGCCGAGCTGAAGAGGAAGCTCGACGAGCTGATGAAACGCGAAGAGGAAGAGAGAAAGAGGGACGAAGCCACCATCTCCAGCCCGGACAAGGGCAAGAGGATGAATCCAGATGGGATACCAGCGTTCGACAGGGCGCCTTCCTCTTCTCCGCCGGTGCTGCCGGCCTATCCGCCACCCCCTCCGCCCGGCGCCGTCTATCCGTCCGCCGTGGCGAACGGCACGAACAGTTCTCCGGGACAGCCGCCGGCTCCGGACGAGGTGGTGATGATCGGGGAGATCGGCATGGTGTCCGCGCCGGCCAGCGATCTGCCTGAGCCGGATAAAAAAAAAGACTCCACACGCCGGATCTATCTGCCTCCCTCCTTCATGGAGGCGACCCTTCTTTCCGGCCTGGACGCACCTACCGCTGAGGTCGGCAAGGGCAATCCGGTCCCGGCCCTGGTCCGCATCCAGGACCTGGCGGTTCTGCCGAACGACGTGAAGGCCGACCTGAAGGGCTGCTTCGCCATCGTCTCCGGCTACGGAAACCTGGCGACCGAGCGGGCCTTCATGCAGGCGGTGTCCCTGTCCTGCCTGACCAACGAAGGCAAGGCGGTCATCGACCAGGAGATCGAGGGATTCCTGGTCGACCGGGACGGCAAGATCGGCCTGTCGGGCCGGGTCGTCTCGCGCATGGGCTCCACCATCGCCCGGTCGATGCTGGCTGGCTTCTTCGGCGGCCTGGGCGACTATATCTCCGCGTCCAACCAGATCACGTCCACCAGCGCACTTGGGACCACGGTCACCATCGACACCGGCGATGCCGCCAAATACGGCGTCGGAGCCGGACTTTCGAGCGGGTTCAAGGACATCCAGAAGTTCTATCTCGACCTGGCGAAGCAGGCGATTCCGGTCATCGAGATTCCGCCGACCAAGGACGTGACGCTGGTCATCCAGAAGGGCGTCATGCTCAAGCTGCGTGATCCGAACATGGAGGCGAAGAAATGA
- a CDS encoding carbon storage regulator, which produces MLVITRKEGQTVRIGGNIVIKVLECRPGEIKLGIDAPKTIRIERQDRKKTS; this is translated from the coding sequence ATGCTTGTGATTACACGAAAGGAAGGACAGACGGTCAGGATCGGAGGCAATATCGTCATCAAGGTGCTTGAATGCCGCCCCGGAGAGATCAAGCTGGGGATAGATGCTCCAAAGACAATCAGAATCGAACGGCAGGACAGGAAAAAGACATCCTGA
- a CDS encoding sigma factor-like helix-turn-helix DNA-binding protein → MTAEDAVTWVNRNAHAIRGHIRKYLPFVPYDQEDFMQDAFEAALIAARIASEREIPFAACFWVTLRSKISSVTPHPESAHHSGSSSPPSTLCSSEDGLDRVEARPPSITDRIDMDRLFWMISRFLTQKESRVLGMAIGLDGGRRGIREIARILGCTPANVRQTLSRAYQRLSRLVESGQLKIRLQDLEYGETAFVQPCRQGIEKTEKPEAA, encoded by the coding sequence ATGACAGCCGAAGACGCCGTGACCTGGGTTAACCGCAACGCCCACGCCATCAGGGGGCACATCCGCAAGTACCTTCCGTTTGTCCCCTACGACCAAGAGGATTTCATGCAGGATGCTTTCGAGGCGGCGCTTATCGCGGCCAGAATCGCCTCAGAACGCGAAATTCCGTTCGCGGCCTGCTTCTGGGTCACGCTCCGGTCGAAAATCAGCTCTGTGACGCCGCATCCCGAGTCGGCACACCATTCAGGATCGTCATCGCCACCCTCTACCCTCTGTTCGTCCGAGGATGGTCTGGACCGTGTCGAGGCACGTCCGCCTTCCATCACGGATCGTATCGACATGGACCGTCTGTTTTGGATGATCAGCAGGTTCCTCACCCAGAAGGAAAGCCGGGTTCTCGGGATGGCCATTGGCCTTGATGGCGGGCGAAGGGGAATCAGGGAGATCGCCAGGATTCTCGGCTGCACACCGGCCAATGTCCGGCAAACCCTGAGCAGGGCCTATCAGCGGCTCTCCAGGCTGGTGGAAAGCGGTCAGCTAAAAATCAGGCTCCAGGATCTGGAATATGGAGAAACAGCTTTCGTTCAGCCTTGCAGGCAAGGCATTGAAAAGACGGAAAAACCCGAAGCTGCTTGA
- a CDS encoding integration host factor subunit alpha, protein MTKADIVENVSTRAGLTQKDAAEAVEEVLELIKSTLTQGEDVKITGFGKFQVRNKQSRVGRNPHTGEQIEISARRVLVFKPSPSLKELLNK, encoded by the coding sequence ATGACTAAGGCCGATATTGTTGAGAATGTCAGTACCAGGGCAGGACTCACCCAGAAGGACGCCGCAGAAGCGGTTGAGGAGGTTCTTGAACTCATAAAATCGACGCTTACCCAAGGCGAAGACGTCAAAATTACCGGTTTTGGAAAGTTTCAGGTAAGAAACAAGCAATCAAGGGTCGGTCGCAACCCTCATACAGGAGAACAAATAGAAATTTCCGCTCGAAGGGTGCTTGTATTTAAGCCAAGTCCGTCATTAAAAGAACTTCTAAACAAATAA
- a CDS encoding TraV family lipoprotein: MKQLILVLTALTLSACAVFNPYEENFRCRRTDSGRCVDVPTAYHMAKDLDGNTARAANTEYEESLYRRVTELLQAPSTPVVAPPKVMRVLMLPYEGDGNELFMPRYAYIFLDRPRWVLTDPFARGGK; this comes from the coding sequence ATGAAGCAGTTGATTCTGGTTCTGACGGCTCTGACGCTTTCCGCGTGCGCCGTTTTCAATCCCTACGAGGAAAATTTCCGCTGCCGCAGGACGGACAGCGGCAGGTGCGTGGACGTGCCGACCGCCTACCACATGGCGAAGGACCTGGACGGGAACACGGCTCGCGCGGCGAACACGGAGTACGAGGAATCGCTGTACAGGCGGGTGACGGAACTGCTCCAGGCCCCGTCCACTCCCGTCGTGGCCCCGCCCAAAGTGATGCGGGTCCTGATGCTGCCCTACGAGGGCGACGGCAACGAGCTGTTCATGCCGCGCTACGCCTACATCTTCCTCGACCGGCCCCGGTGGGTGCTGACCGATCCGTTCGCCAGGGGAGGAAAGTAA
- a CDS encoding type IV conjugative transfer system protein TraE, with protein MRLDLFIQKSSNLFATNRLLMLIVVLIGGLTLFNTLMLQVALNRQAVVLVPPGLKDRASLTASTISEDYAREMARYVTSLLLTYSPGTIRRQYEEVLALIAPEKFAEMQKALMEAVDTVEVATVSRAFFVTRMELKPDEKVIEVTGIEKTFVQDQKTDERQKVYAIGFSVRGGRFYVTSFEGRDLR; from the coding sequence GTGAGACTCGACCTGTTCATTCAGAAATCGAGCAACCTGTTCGCCACCAACCGCCTGCTGATGCTGATCGTCGTGCTGATCGGCGGCCTGACGCTGTTCAACACCCTGATGCTCCAGGTGGCCCTGAACCGCCAGGCGGTGGTGCTGGTGCCGCCCGGCCTGAAGGACAGGGCGAGCCTGACCGCCAGCACCATCAGCGAGGACTACGCCCGCGAGATGGCCCGCTATGTCACCTCCCTGCTGCTGACCTACAGTCCCGGCACCATCCGGCGGCAGTACGAGGAAGTCCTGGCGCTCATCGCCCCGGAGAAGTTCGCCGAGATGCAGAAGGCGCTGATGGAGGCCGTGGATACGGTCGAGGTCGCCACGGTGTCGCGGGCGTTCTTCGTCACCCGGATGGAGCTGAAGCCGGACGAGAAGGTGATCGAGGTCACCGGCATCGAAAAAACCTTCGTCCAGGACCAGAAGACGGACGAAAGGCAGAAGGTCTATGCCATCGGGTTTTCCGTCCGTGGCGGGCGCTTCTACGTGACCAGCTTCGAGGGGAGGGATCTGCGATGA
- a CDS encoding type IV conjugative transfer system protein TraL has product MNDSLSRRMPQYLTQPYQLLWFEPDDMAIMAIAYLFAMIFGGWFWWSMLIVLPTIYSRAKRNRPRGFMRHLLYMLGWSRMQGYPQYFVDEFIE; this is encoded by the coding sequence ATGAATGATTCGCTTTCGCGGCGGATGCCGCAGTACCTGACACAGCCGTACCAGCTGCTCTGGTTCGAGCCGGACGACATGGCGATCATGGCCATCGCCTACCTGTTCGCAATGATTTTCGGTGGCTGGTTCTGGTGGAGCATGTTGATCGTCCTGCCCACGATCTACTCCCGTGCCAAGCGCAACCGGCCCCGTGGCTTCATGCGGCACCTTCTTTACATGCTTGGCTGGTCGCGGATGCAGGGGTATCCGCAGTATTTCGTGGACGAGTTCATTGAGTAG